One genomic region from Xyrauchen texanus isolate HMW12.3.18 chromosome 4, RBS_HiC_50CHRs, whole genome shotgun sequence encodes:
- the fabp1a gene encoding fatty acid binding protein 1-A, liver codes for MGFSGKYQLESHENFETFMKAIGLPDDEIEKGKEIKSISDIQQKGNDFNVTVTAGTKVIMYSFTVGEECELETFTGEKAKTVVHMDGNKLTVFLKGIESVTELHGDTISNTMTFNGIVYKRISKRIS; via the exons ATGGGTTTCAGTGGGAAATACCAGCTGGAGTCTCACGAGAACTTTGAAACTTTTATGAAGGCGATTG GCCTTCCAGATGATGAGATTGAGAAAGGCAAAGAAATCAAGAGCATCTCCGACATACAGCAGAAAGGAAATGACTTTAATGTCACCGTGACGGCGGGAACTAAAGTGATCATGTACTCGTTTACTGTGGGTGAAGAGTGTGAACTGGAGACTTTCACTGGAGAAAAAGCCAAA aCTGTAGTTCACATGGATGGGAATAAACTGACAGTGTTTCTGAAGGGGATTGAGTCTGTCACTGAGCTGCATGGAGACACCATCAGTAAT ACGATGACCTTTAATGGGATCGTGTACAAGAGGATCAGCAAGCGCATCTCCTGA